The proteins below come from a single Beutenbergia cavernae DSM 12333 genomic window:
- a CDS encoding cellulose synthase operon protein YhjQ/BcsQ encodes MGETGLRVALRSSDPLLVGHVRRVTDVAGWALDVTPAGGTAPRADVHVDSVRERGPGDPPWARGVRSRREGPLWVAREQPGEWPAPEPASAVVHLLPEADAELAEAIADRAELGHARVVGVVGARGGVGASVFVGALAREAAGAGATCALVDLDPAGGLDVLLAIEHEPGPRWADLDATAGSIPPDALAAALPVWHAVHVLAGDARGGPSAGALVPALRALREAHDVVLLDLSRRADDAGATALAACDDVVVLAPGDVHGAAGLLSLAPRVAGRGHLVVRQGTAGDAVLAAPDELAVASGLGLAGVVRHERALRAGLERGMAPGDRRRSPLVRTARAVARRLVPA; translated from the coding sequence ATGGGTGAGACAGGGCTGCGCGTGGCGCTACGGAGCAGCGACCCGCTGCTGGTGGGGCACGTCCGTCGGGTGACCGACGTCGCCGGCTGGGCGTTGGACGTCACGCCGGCCGGCGGCACGGCGCCGCGCGCCGACGTGCACGTCGACAGCGTGCGGGAACGCGGTCCAGGCGACCCTCCCTGGGCGCGCGGGGTGCGATCCCGGCGGGAGGGGCCGTTGTGGGTGGCCCGCGAGCAGCCCGGCGAGTGGCCGGCACCGGAGCCGGCGTCCGCCGTCGTGCACCTCCTGCCCGAGGCGGATGCGGAGCTGGCCGAGGCGATCGCCGATCGAGCGGAGCTGGGCCACGCCCGGGTGGTCGGCGTCGTGGGCGCCCGGGGCGGCGTCGGGGCGAGCGTCTTCGTGGGCGCGCTGGCTCGCGAGGCGGCCGGGGCGGGCGCCACGTGCGCGTTGGTCGACCTGGATCCCGCCGGAGGGCTCGACGTGCTGCTGGCGATCGAGCACGAGCCGGGTCCGCGCTGGGCCGACCTCGACGCGACGGCGGGGTCGATACCGCCCGACGCCCTGGCCGCGGCGCTTCCGGTCTGGCACGCCGTCCACGTGCTCGCGGGAGACGCGCGCGGCGGCCCGTCCGCCGGGGCGCTCGTGCCCGCGCTGAGAGCGCTGCGCGAGGCCCACGACGTGGTCCTGCTCGACCTGTCGCGGCGGGCCGACGACGCGGGCGCGACGGCGCTGGCGGCCTGCGACGACGTGGTCGTGCTCGCGCCCGGCGACGTGCACGGGGCGGCCGGGCTGTTGTCGCTGGCGCCGCGGGTCGCTGGGCGCGGGCACCTCGTGGTCCGGCAGGGCACGGCCGGCGACGCCGTGCTGGCGGCCCCGGACGAGCTCGCCGTGGCGAGCGGCCTCGGCCTGGCCGGAGTGGTGCGGCACGAGCGCGCGCTGCGTGCCGGGCTGGAGCGGGGCATGGCGCCGGGCGACCGGCGGCGCAGCCCGCTCGTCCGCACGGCTCGCGCCGTCGCTCGACGCCTGGTCCCGGCATGA
- a CDS encoding TadA family conjugal transfer-associated ATPase produces the protein MTGRALAAEVRAALGSAPAPAGVATAVRGGAGLRGRREVVALEREVRAELFGAGPLVQALLEAPDVTDVLVNSPTDVFVDAGIGLERVDVGSGVGDVRALAVRLAAAAGQRLDDASPVVDGRLPDGTRLHAVLPPIAAEGAVISLRTVRRRALTLDEWRAHGGIDDATLRVLRAMVQRRANVLVSGATGSGKTTLLASLLSAAAPAERIVCIEEARELAPDHPHVVHLQSRAPNVQGTGGVGLPELVRAAMRMRPDRLVLGECRGAEVREVLTALNTGHDGGLATVHANAAADVPARLVALGALAGLAPRTIAAQATSALDAVVHLARAGGRRHVREIAVLVRDGGELGAVLAAERPAGGELRLGPGWPVLGRRLGLLAPEAADCSASGVLGAPSGETTGGRPSSGAVREPW, from the coding sequence ATGACGGGGCGCGCCCTCGCGGCCGAGGTCCGGGCCGCGCTGGGGTCGGCTCCCGCGCCGGCGGGCGTCGCGACGGCCGTCCGCGGCGGTGCCGGGCTCCGCGGCCGGCGCGAGGTGGTCGCGCTCGAACGCGAGGTCCGGGCCGAGCTGTTCGGCGCCGGGCCGCTCGTGCAGGCGCTGCTGGAGGCTCCGGACGTGACCGACGTCCTCGTCAACTCCCCGACCGACGTGTTCGTCGACGCGGGGATCGGGCTGGAGCGCGTCGACGTCGGGAGCGGCGTCGGTGACGTCCGGGCGCTCGCGGTCCGGCTCGCGGCGGCAGCCGGGCAGCGGCTCGACGACGCCTCCCCGGTCGTGGACGGCCGGCTCCCGGACGGCACGCGGCTGCACGCCGTCCTGCCCCCGATCGCCGCGGAAGGTGCGGTGATCTCGCTGCGCACGGTGCGCCGTCGCGCACTCACGCTCGACGAGTGGCGAGCCCACGGCGGCATCGACGACGCGACGCTCCGGGTGCTGCGGGCGATGGTCCAGCGCCGCGCGAACGTGCTCGTCTCCGGCGCCACCGGCTCCGGGAAGACGACGTTGCTGGCCAGCCTGCTGTCGGCGGCCGCGCCGGCCGAGCGGATCGTGTGCATCGAGGAGGCGCGGGAGCTCGCACCCGACCACCCGCACGTCGTGCACCTGCAGTCGCGGGCACCGAACGTGCAGGGGACGGGCGGCGTCGGCCTGCCGGAGCTGGTGCGCGCGGCCATGCGGATGCGGCCGGACCGGCTTGTCCTGGGCGAGTGCCGTGGCGCGGAGGTGCGGGAGGTGCTGACCGCCCTGAACACGGGGCACGACGGCGGGCTGGCCACCGTCCACGCGAACGCCGCCGCCGACGTCCCGGCGCGGCTCGTCGCCCTCGGTGCGCTCGCCGGGCTCGCGCCGCGCACGATCGCCGCCCAGGCGACCAGCGCTCTCGACGCCGTCGTCCACCTGGCGCGCGCGGGAGGGCGGCGGCACGTACGGGAGATCGCGGTGCTGGTGCGCGACGGCGGGGAGCTCGGCGCGGTGCTCGCCGCCGAGCGGCCGGCCGGCGGCGAGCTGCGGCTCGGTCCCGGCTGGCCGGTGCTCGGTCGCCGGCTGGGTCTGCTGGCGCCGGAGGCTGCAGACTGCTCGGCGTCGGGCGTCCTTGGCGCGCCGTCCGGTGAAACGACGGGAGGGCGCCCGTCGAGCGGCGCCGTGCGGGAGCCCTGGTGA
- a CDS encoding type II secretion system F family protein: MAAALVVGLLVVVAAVPWLWPPRRLPVPRPAQERRAVRVDAAVACELVAAVLDAGAAVPTALDALGRAIDGDDGRALRSCGGALLLGASWSEAWSGVPGRWAIVERALEPAWTDGVAPGPALRAAADGVRARRAELAKEAAARLGVRLVLPLGLCYLPAFVLLGLLPVVIATGGSLLGG; the protein is encoded by the coding sequence ATGGCAGCGGCACTGGTCGTGGGGCTGCTCGTGGTGGTCGCGGCCGTGCCATGGCTGTGGCCGCCGCGACGGCTGCCGGTCCCGCGTCCGGCCCAGGAGCGGCGCGCGGTGCGGGTCGATGCGGCCGTCGCGTGCGAGCTCGTGGCGGCGGTCCTCGACGCCGGCGCCGCCGTCCCGACGGCGCTCGACGCTCTCGGCCGGGCGATCGACGGCGACGACGGCCGGGCTCTGCGATCGTGCGGCGGCGCGCTCCTGCTGGGCGCGTCCTGGTCGGAGGCGTGGTCCGGCGTGCCGGGGCGGTGGGCGATCGTCGAGCGCGCGCTGGAGCCGGCGTGGACGGACGGCGTGGCGCCCGGACCGGCGCTGCGCGCTGCGGCGGACGGGGTTCGAGCTCGCCGCGCGGAGCTGGCGAAGGAGGCCGCCGCCAGGCTCGGTGTGCGGCTCGTGCTGCCGCTCGGCCTCTGTTACCTCCCGGCGTTCGTGCTGCTCGGGCTCCTGCCGGTCGTGATCGCGACCGGCGGGTCGCTCCTCGGCGGGTGA
- a CDS encoding DUF4244 domain-containing protein produces the protein MSKESKRSTGSREVVSAVARVWLTAARVVRCVLTRAAEGPVAALGRVVAMGRARRRLVVASAEAGMATAEYAIATLAAVAFAGLLLVILRSGEVREMLLSIIRDALSV, from the coding sequence ATGTCGAAGGAGTCGAAGAGGTCCACCGGGTCGCGGGAGGTGGTCTCGGCAGTGGCGCGCGTGTGGCTCACTGCCGCACGGGTCGTCAGGTGCGTCCTGACGCGGGCGGCAGAGGGGCCGGTCGCCGCGCTGGGCCGGGTCGTGGCGATGGGGCGGGCGCGGCGCCGCCTGGTCGTGGCGAGCGCGGAGGCGGGGATGGCGACGGCGGAGTACGCGATCGCCACGCTCGCGGCAGTCGCGTTCGCCGGCCTGCTGCTCGTGATCCTGCGCAGCGGCGAGGTCCGCGAGATGTTGCTGTCGATCATCCGCGACGCCCTGTCCGTATGA
- a CDS encoding TadE family type IV pilus minor pilin: protein MSESSPRRERGDEERGSVTAELAVALPALVVILVAVLLAASAGLTQVRCQDAARAAARAAAIGDDDARVRAVALELGGPSAGVTVARDGEWVVVTVEREVTTGVPSWSVTVSATARAWIEPGEPP, encoded by the coding sequence ATGAGCGAGAGCTCCCCGCGGCGCGAGCGCGGGGACGAGGAGCGCGGCAGCGTGACGGCGGAGCTCGCCGTCGCGCTGCCCGCGCTGGTCGTGATTCTCGTGGCGGTCCTGCTCGCGGCGTCCGCCGGGCTGACGCAGGTGCGCTGTCAGGACGCCGCCCGCGCGGCGGCTCGGGCGGCGGCGATCGGCGACGACGACGCACGCGTCCGGGCGGTGGCGCTCGAGCTGGGAGGTCCGAGCGCCGGGGTGACCGTCGCTCGCGACGGCGAGTGGGTGGTCGTCACCGTCGAGCGCGAGGTCACGACGGGAGTGCCGAGCTGGTCGGTGACCGTGTCGGCGACGGCCAGGGCGTGGATCGAGCCGGGGGAGCCGCCGTGA
- a CDS encoding Rv3654c family TadE-like protein: MCGRDRGPAGDCDPGADLAADGHLGARAGSRDRDRGSATVLVLGLVGALAVLLVAVALLGAVARARGTAQTAADLAALAAARVANDPWASGDPCAVADAVARAHAAELTSCSVTGGVLDVTTAVPVSVTRGADGPMVAEASARAGPVGPAG; encoded by the coding sequence GTGTGTGGTCGTGACCGGGGGCCCGCCGGCGACTGCGACCCGGGCGCGGACCTCGCCGCGGACGGGCACCTCGGGGCTCGGGCGGGGAGTCGGGACCGGGATCGCGGCTCGGCGACCGTGCTGGTGCTGGGTCTCGTCGGCGCGCTGGCGGTCCTGCTCGTCGCCGTCGCACTGCTCGGCGCCGTGGCGCGGGCGCGCGGAACCGCGCAGACGGCCGCGGACCTCGCCGCGCTCGCGGCCGCCCGCGTCGCGAACGACCCGTGGGCGAGCGGTGACCCGTGCGCCGTCGCCGACGCCGTCGCACGTGCACACGCGGCCGAGCTCACGTCGTGCTCCGTCACCGGTGGAGTCCTGGACGTGACGACGGCGGTGCCCGTCAGTGTCACGCGCGGCGCGGACGGCCCGATGGTCGCCGAGGCGTCCGCGCGGGCAGGGCCGGTCGGTCCTGCCGGGTGA
- a CDS encoding DEAD/DEAH box helicase gives MTRPDTLSVLLTSAARRTSLVHLEEREPRPGSTAAWPDWADAELVTAYVRLGVERPWVHQVEAADAAWSGTHTVLATSTGSGKSLAAWLPALTAVRRPPEQPGRISSLRRRAAVLYLAPTKALAADQRHGLERLLAAGELRDVRVATCDGDTPLDERDWARDHADVVLSNPDFLHFSMLPGHRRWDRLLRGLRYVVVDECHAYRGVFGAHVSLVLRRLLRLAEAAGAAPTVVMASATTGDPGATAARLIGVAPDRVHAVTRDASPQGRRRIALWEPPPTRETGAAPAPVSVEEGGDAADAGVLEGDFPRRSALAETADLLADLVRGRRRTLAFVRSRIGAEVVATEALDHLGDAVAGARRPPVAAYRGGYLPEERRDLEADLRTGDLLALATTNALELGVDVAGLDAVLMAGWPGTRVSFWQQSGRAGRAGAEGLAVLVASENPLDTYLVHHPEAIFDEQVEATSFDPTNPYVLAPHLCAAAAERPLTDVDLERFGLPDASLLDELERRALLRRRPTGWYWNHALVDPPSRLTDLRGSGGQAPVQVVEDGTGRLLGTVDGSRADATVHAGAVYVHQGRTFEVLGLADDVALVTAQHVTYRTRSRSTTHVRVAAELRTTSWGPVTWGYGQLEVSSQVLGYDRRRLPGMEIIGSYPLELPVRTFATTGVWWTAPLDALREAGLDVGDVPGALHAAEHAAIGMLPLLATCDRWDIGGLSTALHEDTGQPTVFVYDGYPGGAGFAERGYGIADRWISATADAIAACACVTGCPRCVFSPKCGNGNSPIDKAGALRVLDYLRARAAGA, from the coding sequence ATGACGCGTCCGGACACCCTGTCGGTGCTCCTGACGTCCGCGGCGCGGCGCACGAGCCTCGTGCACCTCGAGGAACGGGAGCCCCGTCCGGGGTCGACCGCGGCGTGGCCGGACTGGGCGGACGCGGAGCTGGTGACCGCGTACGTGCGGCTGGGCGTGGAGCGTCCGTGGGTGCACCAGGTGGAGGCCGCCGACGCCGCGTGGTCCGGCACCCACACGGTGCTCGCGACGTCGACGGGGTCCGGCAAGTCCCTGGCCGCGTGGCTGCCGGCGCTGACCGCCGTCCGCCGCCCGCCCGAGCAGCCCGGCCGGATCTCGTCGCTGCGCCGTCGGGCCGCCGTGCTGTACCTCGCGCCGACCAAGGCGCTCGCGGCGGACCAGCGGCACGGGCTCGAACGCCTCCTGGCAGCCGGGGAGCTGCGCGACGTCCGGGTCGCGACGTGCGACGGCGACACCCCGCTCGACGAGCGGGACTGGGCTCGCGACCACGCCGACGTCGTGCTGTCGAACCCGGACTTCCTCCACTTCTCGATGCTGCCCGGCCACCGCCGATGGGATCGGCTGCTGCGCGGGCTGCGGTACGTCGTCGTCGACGAGTGCCACGCGTACCGCGGCGTGTTCGGTGCGCACGTCTCGCTCGTCCTGCGCCGGCTGCTGCGGCTCGCGGAGGCCGCGGGGGCGGCCCCGACTGTCGTCATGGCGTCGGCGACCACGGGCGACCCGGGGGCCACGGCGGCGCGGCTCATCGGCGTCGCACCCGATCGGGTGCACGCGGTCACGCGGGACGCCTCGCCGCAGGGTCGGCGACGCATCGCCCTGTGGGAGCCGCCGCCCACCCGGGAGACCGGCGCGGCGCCGGCCCCGGTCTCGGTGGAGGAGGGCGGCGACGCCGCGGACGCCGGAGTGCTCGAAGGGGACTTCCCCAGGCGCAGCGCGCTCGCGGAGACGGCGGACCTCCTCGCGGATCTCGTGCGTGGACGACGGCGCACGCTCGCGTTCGTGAGGTCGCGGATCGGCGCCGAGGTGGTGGCCACGGAAGCGCTCGACCACCTGGGCGACGCCGTCGCCGGAGCACGCCGGCCGCCGGTCGCCGCCTACCGCGGGGGCTATCTCCCGGAGGAACGCCGCGATCTCGAGGCCGACCTGCGCACGGGTGACCTGCTGGCGCTCGCGACGACGAACGCCCTGGAGCTCGGGGTGGACGTCGCAGGGCTGGACGCGGTGCTGATGGCGGGCTGGCCCGGTACGCGGGTCTCGTTCTGGCAGCAGTCGGGCCGGGCCGGGCGTGCCGGCGCCGAAGGGCTGGCCGTGCTCGTCGCGAGCGAGAACCCGCTCGACACGTATCTCGTGCATCACCCGGAGGCGATCTTCGACGAGCAGGTCGAGGCGACCAGCTTCGACCCGACGAATCCGTACGTGCTCGCGCCGCACCTGTGTGCGGCGGCAGCCGAGCGGCCGTTGACCGACGTCGACCTCGAGCGGTTCGGGCTGCCGGACGCGAGCCTCCTCGACGAGCTCGAGCGCCGTGCCCTGCTGCGCCGGCGACCGACCGGCTGGTACTGGAACCACGCCCTCGTCGACCCGCCGAGCCGGCTCACGGACCTGCGTGGCAGCGGGGGGCAGGCGCCGGTCCAGGTCGTCGAGGACGGCACGGGCAGGCTGCTGGGCACCGTCGACGGGTCGCGTGCGGACGCCACGGTGCACGCCGGCGCCGTGTACGTGCACCAGGGCCGGACGTTCGAGGTGCTCGGCCTGGCCGACGACGTCGCACTCGTCACCGCGCAGCACGTCACGTACCGCACACGGTCCCGATCCACGACCCATGTGCGCGTCGCCGCCGAGCTGCGGACGACGTCGTGGGGACCCGTGACGTGGGGGTACGGGCAGCTCGAAGTGAGCTCGCAGGTGCTGGGGTACGACCGTCGGCGGCTGCCCGGGATGGAGATCATCGGGTCGTACCCGCTCGAGCTGCCGGTCCGTACGTTCGCGACGACCGGTGTCTGGTGGACGGCACCCCTCGACGCCCTGCGCGAGGCAGGGCTGGACGTCGGCGACGTCCCCGGCGCCCTGCACGCCGCGGAGCATGCGGCGATCGGCATGCTGCCGCTGCTCGCGACGTGCGACAGGTGGGACATCGGCGGACTCTCGACGGCGCTCCACGAGGACACCGGGCAGCCGACGGTGTTCGTGTACGACGGGTACCCGGGCGGCGCCGGGTTCGCCGAGCGGGGGTATGGGATCGCCGACCGGTGGATCTCCGCGACCGCCGATGCCATCGCGGCGTGTGCGTGCGTCACCGGGTGCCCGCGCTGCGTGTTCTCGCCGAAGTGCGGCAACGGCAACTCGCCCATCGACAAGGCGGGTGCGCTGCGCGTGCTCGACTATCTGCGCGCGCGGGCCGCGGGCGCCTGA
- a CDS encoding winged helix-turn-helix domain-containing protein: MRVDLGTREVTIAGRRVHLSTREFDLLVALASEMDRVWSFAELTVHVWHTGYLGDPDTVTSAVKRLRKRLAAVGGLEVASVRGIGYRLLVPS, translated from the coding sequence TTGCGAGTCGATCTCGGCACGCGTGAGGTCACGATCGCCGGACGGCGCGTGCACCTGTCCACGCGCGAGTTCGACCTGCTGGTCGCGCTCGCGTCCGAGATGGACCGGGTCTGGTCGTTCGCGGAGCTCACGGTGCACGTGTGGCACACGGGGTACCTCGGCGATCCCGACACGGTGACGTCGGCGGTGAAGCGGCTGCGCAAGCGGTTGGCCGCCGTCGGGGGTCTCGAGGTCGCGTCGGTCAGGGGGATCGGGTACCGACTGCTCGTGCCGAGCTGA